In Fimbriimonadaceae bacterium, the following proteins share a genomic window:
- a CDS encoding CocE/NonD family hydrolase, translating into MRHRWILLFLAAASLASAQPAYVREHFDKREVEIPMRDGVKLFTSIYIPKGVTDAPFLMQRTPYSCRPYGPDAFRGSLGPESEFTKKPYIFVYQDVRGRYMSEGEFAWMRPFKPLKKPGEADETTDTWDTIDWLLENVKPNNGRVGVYGTSFPGHYAAQCLIHPHPALKAAAPQAPMADNWLGDDMHHNGAFWLPHAMNFIAGFGKKRDGPTQDYGPRVFQHGTNDGYKFFLEMGPLKNANAKYLHNQIAIWNEWMEHGDYDAYWQAQNVPQHLRNAGGVAIMTVGGWFDAEDLQGPLRIYRAIERFTPQNQSTLVMGPWYHGSWNGGPGNSLHDIVFTVRTGEDYRTKLQMPFFEKHLRGVGEADIPEAMMFDTGADRWSRFDQWPPASAKPVSLYLRSGKRLSFAGESRGSRPVFDEYVSDPAHPVPVSATVSTGMPREYMLEDQRFVGSRKDVLTYSTPPLIEDVTLLGPVTASLYVSTTGTDSDFIVKLIDVLPDDAPNDSPRGPNVKMGGYQMMVRGEPMRAKYRNSWSHPEPMVPGKPTKLEFAMPDVFHTFLKGHKIMVQVQSSWFPVVDRNPQTFVNIYTADAGDFHKATQRVYLSGETQSAIRAMRLR; encoded by the coding sequence ATGCGACACCGGTGGATCCTCCTCTTCCTTGCCGCGGCGAGCCTCGCGTCGGCTCAGCCGGCCTACGTTCGGGAGCATTTCGACAAGCGGGAGGTGGAGATTCCCATGCGGGACGGGGTGAAGCTGTTCACCTCGATCTACATCCCCAAAGGGGTGACCGACGCGCCGTTCCTCATGCAACGAACGCCGTACTCGTGCCGCCCCTATGGCCCCGACGCGTTCCGGGGAAGCCTCGGCCCCGAGTCCGAGTTTACGAAGAAGCCCTACATCTTCGTGTATCAGGACGTGCGCGGGCGGTACATGTCGGAAGGCGAGTTCGCATGGATGCGGCCGTTCAAGCCGCTCAAGAAGCCGGGGGAGGCCGACGAGACCACCGATACGTGGGACACGATCGACTGGCTGCTTGAGAACGTCAAACCCAACAACGGCCGCGTCGGGGTGTACGGCACCTCCTTCCCCGGACACTACGCCGCGCAGTGCCTCATCCACCCCCATCCCGCGCTGAAGGCGGCCGCGCCCCAAGCGCCGATGGCCGACAACTGGCTCGGCGACGACATGCACCACAACGGCGCCTTCTGGCTGCCCCACGCGATGAACTTCATCGCGGGGTTCGGCAAGAAGCGCGACGGCCCCACCCAAGACTACGGCCCGCGCGTGTTCCAACACGGTACGAACGACGGCTACAAGTTCTTCCTCGAGATGGGCCCGCTCAAGAACGCCAACGCCAAGTACCTCCACAACCAAATCGCGATTTGGAACGAGTGGATGGAGCACGGCGACTACGATGCCTACTGGCAAGCCCAGAACGTCCCGCAACACCTGCGCAACGCCGGCGGAGTGGCGATCATGACGGTGGGGGGCTGGTTCGATGCCGAAGACCTCCAAGGACCGCTCCGGATCTACCGCGCGATCGAACGCTTCACCCCGCAGAACCAGAGCACCCTCGTGATGGGGCCGTGGTACCACGGATCCTGGAACGGTGGGCCCGGAAACTCGCTGCACGACATCGTGTTCACCGTGCGCACCGGGGAGGACTACCGCACCAAGCTCCAGATGCCCTTCTTCGAGAAACACCTGCGCGGCGTCGGCGAAGCGGACATCCCGGAAGCGATGATGTTCGACACGGGCGCCGACCGCTGGAGCCGATTCGACCAGTGGCCCCCTGCCTCGGCCAAGCCGGTGAGCCTCTACCTCCGATCGGGCAAGAGGCTCTCGTTTGCGGGTGAGAGCCGTGGGAGCCGGCCCGTGTTCGACGAGTACGTGAGCGACCCCGCCCATCCCGTCCCCGTGTCGGCGACCGTTTCCACCGGCATGCCCCGCGAGTACATGCTCGAGGATCAGCGGTTCGTCGGGAGCCGCAAGGATGTGCTGACCTACTCCACGCCCCCGTTGATCGAGGACGTCACCCTGCTCGGCCCGGTCACGGCGTCCCTGTACGTGTCGACCACCGGAACGGACAGCGACTTCATCGTGAAGCTCATCGACGTCCTGCCCGACGACGCGCCCAACGACTCCCCTCGCGGTCCGAACGTGAAGATGGGCGGATACCAGATGATGGTGCGCGGCGAACCCATGCGCGCGAAGTACCGGAACTCGTGGTCGCACCCCGAGCCGATGGTGCCGGGCAAGCCGACAAAGCTCGAGTTCGCGATGCCGGACGTGTTCCACACGTTCCTGAAAGGCCACAAGATCATGGTCCAGGTGCAATCCTCCTGGTTCCCCGTGGTCGACCGCAACCCGCAGACCTTCGTGAACATCTACACGGCTGACGCGGGCGACTTCCACAAGGCCACCCAGCGCGTGTACCTGTCGGGAGAGACCCAAAGCGCGATTCGGGCGATGCGGCTCCGGTAG
- the msrB gene encoding peptide-methionine (R)-S-oxide reductase MsrB: MNWMWIIPAAIAAGTVFAMTTGTDQSSGTDPLSPKRPDKVVKTDAEWKKQLTPEQYKILRNKGTEAAFCGVFYDNHLEGTYFCVGCGLPLFKSEAKFDSGTGWPSFFQPASKDAIWERPDNSYGMRRVEVLCARCDGHLGHVFDDGPRDKGGKRFCINSEVLTFKKKE; encoded by the coding sequence ATGAACTGGATGTGGATCATTCCTGCGGCGATCGCGGCGGGTACGGTGTTTGCGATGACGACAGGCACAGATCAGAGCAGCGGCACTGACCCCCTCAGCCCGAAGCGGCCGGACAAGGTCGTGAAGACCGACGCCGAGTGGAAGAAGCAGCTCACCCCCGAGCAGTACAAGATCCTCCGCAACAAGGGCACCGAAGCCGCGTTTTGCGGCGTGTTCTACGACAACCACCTCGAGGGCACTTACTTCTGCGTGGGTTGCGGGCTCCCGCTGTTCAAGTCCGAAGCGAAGTTCGACTCGGGCACGGGCTGGCCCTCGTTCTTCCAGCCCGCTTCGAAAGACGCCATCTGGGAGCGGCCGGACAACAGCTATGGCATGCGCAGGGTCGAAGTGCTGTGCGCGCGCTGCGACGGCCACCTGGGCCACGTGTTCGACGACGGCCCCCGCGACAAGGGCGGCAAGCGGTTCTGCATCAACTCCGAGGTCCTCACCTTCAAGAAGAAGGAGTAG